GCCGGCAGCCCGGCCAATGCGCCTGCCAGAGAGACAGAGAACAACTTCGGAGTCATGTTTTGTATACCTGTATTGTTGTTGTGGGGACTTCGGAAATGACTAAACAAACTCGAATGACGGACACGCAAAACCGACAAGCCAGAATAAAAGTCCGGCCCATTGGCATAAACGAATGTCTTGTTATGTATCAGCGATGCTGGAAGATCGGCGCTCGTTTCTCAATGAACGCGCTGGCTCCTTCCTTCTGATCCTGTGTCGCGAACAAGGAGTGAAACGCGCGTCGCTCATAGCCGAGCCCTTCGCCCAACCCGGTTTCGTACGCCTGGTTTACACATTCCTTCATCAGCAACAGACTGGGCAAAGAGCGCGCGGCAATGTTCTGCGCGATCGTGCCGACTTCAATCAGTAATTGCCCTGAAGCCACCACTCGTGAAACCAGCCCGATTCGTTCGGCCTCCTCGGCCCCGATTCGGCGCCCCGTCAGGCACAAGTCCATCGCTTTGGCTTTACCGACCCAGCGCGAGAGTCGCTGTGTTCCGCCGGCGCCAGGAATCAAGCCAAGGGAAATTTCCGGCAAAGCGAAACTGGCGTTGTCCGCCGCAATGATCAAATCGCACATCATGGCCACTTCACACCCGCCCCCCAGTGCGTACCCCGCGACTGCGGCGATCATCGGTTTGCGACACCGTGCGATCCGGTCCCACTCGCCAAGAAAGTTATCAAGGCTGGTTTGCGGAAATGTCTGGTCGCGGGTTTCCAGAATGTCAGCACCGGCGGCAAAAGCTTTGGCGCTGCCGGTCAACACCACGCAGCCGATCTGAGGATCTTTTTCAAAACAATCCAATGCCTGGGAAATTTCCGCGATCATCTGCGCGTTCAAGGCATTCAACGCTTCGGGACGGTCCAGCGTGATCCATCCGACCCGGGCATTACGGCTGGCGCGCACATAAAGCAGGTGGCTTAAACAGACCTCGTCTTGCATATCGTTCTCCTGATGCAGTTATTTCGTCAGCGTTGCCTAACGCGTGCGCTCCAGAATGCTGACGTAGTTGGCGACCGCCGCACCGCCCATGTTGAACAGGCCTCCCAGGCTTGGTGTGTTGGTCAGTTGCAGGCCAGGTGACTCGCCTGCCAATTGCATGGCGGTCAGCACGTGCATTGAGACACCGGTCGCCCCGATGGGATGACCTTTGGCTTTCAATCCCCCCGACAGATTGACCGGCAAACGCCCGTCAGGCTGCGTCAACCCCTCAAGAATTGCCTTGGCGCCTTGGCCAGGCAGCGTCAGGCCCATGGCTTCGTACTCAATCAATTCGGCGATAGTGAAACAATCGTGGGTCTCGACGAAGTTCAGGTCATCGAGCGTCAGGCTCGCCATGCTCAACGCCTTGTGCCACGCCTTGGAAGCACCTTCGAAACGCGTGATGTCGCGTCGGCTGATCGGCAGGTAATCGTTGACCTGCACCTGGGCTCGTATCGAAATACGCTGCTCCCTGCGCATCGCGACGTCATCGCAAGCCAACACCAGGGCTGCCGCGCCGTCCGACACCAGCGAACAATCGGTACGACGTAAAGGTTTGACCACGTAAGGATTGCTTGCGGATTCCTGACCGCAAAAACTCACGTCCAGGCTTTTCCGCAAGTGAGCCAATGGATTGATGCTCCCGTTGTGATGGTTTTTCGCCGCAATGCAAGCCAGCGCATGAGATTGATCCCCGTAACGGGAGAAGTACTGTTGGGTAATATCGGCGAACAACCCGACAAAAGACGCCTGCGCCCCGCCCTCCTCGGCGACATAACTGGCGGATACCAATGCCTGGCGCACCGCTTCCTCCGTGGCAGCCGTCATCTTCTCCACGCCCACCACCAAAACAATTTTCGCCTGGCCCGACGCGATCAGGCTCGACGCCTGGCGCACCGCTGCAGACCCGGTGGCGCAGGCGTTTTCCACCCTTGTCGACGGCGTAAAACGCAAACCGCTGTCGGCCTGCAAGACCAGTGAGGCCGGCGAGCCTTGGGGATCCATACCCTGGTTGAAATGCCCGATGACAATCTCGTCGATATCCCGAGCCTCCAAATGCGCATGTGCCAACGCGTCCAGAGTCACCCGAGTAATCAACGATTCCAGCGACTCGCCCGCAAGCTTGCCGAATGGTGTATGCGCCCAACCAATAATATTGCCGAACATAGCTGCCTCCCCGACAAAGCCTATTTTCAGTCCGACAATATTCTTAATCGTTACGCTCAATTCCCGCAATAGCTCATTTTAATGCTTGACGATGTATTTTCGGTCCGACAATAATCGATTCAATCTCAACGTCGGATGAACGTAGCTATGGTCGAGATCGGATTCACTCCCGCTGCCCGTCAGCGCTTACCCGAAGGTGTTGCCCTCAGGCCCAAAGAGGCAAGCCACGAGCTTGACTGGGTCACTATTGAGCGCTATCTCGCCAGCCAAAACTTGCGGATGGACCCTGGCCACGCACCGAGGCAACTGTCGGGCGGACTGGCCAACCTGAATTTTCTGGTGCGCATCAATCACACCTGGATGGTGCTGCGTCGTCCTCCCGCAGGACCGCTACCACCGGGCGCCAATGACATGCAACGTGAGCACCGGATTCTTTCCCGACTCTGGCGCGTATTTGCGCTGGCGCCACGCAGCCATCATTTCTGTGCCGACGCGGGCGTCGCTGGCGCGCCGTTTCTCTTGATCGACTACCGGGCCGGCTTGTCTTTGCGAGGCGACAGTGTTCACCCCTTGCCTGCCAGCGAAACCACCGGGCACCAATTATCAAACATGCTGGTCGATACGCTCGCTCAGTTGCATACCGTCGACCTGGCCAGTGTCGGGCTGGAAAACCTCGGGCGGCCGGAAGGCTTTTTCAGACGCACTGCGCAGGGCTGGATCAAGCGCGCGCAGTGGGTGGTCAATGGTGACTTGAGCCGTCCAGCGCAAGCGCTGGCGCAATGGTTAACCGACATCAAGGACCCGATCGCAGGCAAACCCGTGCTGCTGCATAACGACTTCAAACTCGACAACATTCTGATCGACCCGCAGACATTGCAACCTAGGGCCATTGTCGATTGGGACATGGGCACACAAGGTGACGGCCTGTTCGATCTCGCCACGCTGCTCAGTTACTGGGGCGAGCCCGACGACCCTTCCTGCATGCACCGCTTGGCGCAGATGCCAACGATGCAACCGGGCTTTTCCACCCGGCAAGACATTGCCACCACCTACAGCGCATTGACTGGACAAAGTCTTGACGACCTCAAGTCTTATCGCGTGCTCACCATGTTCAAACTGGCGGTTGTGTTTCAACAACTTCACCGCCGGTATTTGGTCGGCGAAACCAGCGACCCCCGTTACGCCGACTTCGGTCAACTGGCAGAAGAGCTTTTCGAATTCACCCTCGATATTTCCAACAATAAGATTTTCTGAGGATTTCGCCGTGGACTTCACGTTGCCTGATTCGCTCGCTCAATTGCGAGACAAGACCTGTACCTTCATTCAGGAGGTGGTGATTCCCTATGAGAAAGACCCTCGACGCAGCGCCCACGGGCCAAGCGACGAGTTGCGCAGCGAACTGATCACCCAGGCTCGTGATGCCGGCCTGTTAAGTCCACACGTAGACCGCGATCTGGGTGGTCTGGGGCTTTCCCATGTGGGCCGCGCCGTGGTTTTCGAAGCTGCGGGTTATTCGATGCTCGGGCCTGTAGCGCTCAATTGTGCAGCGCCGGATGAGGGCAACATGCATTTGATGCAGACCGTGGCCTCTGCCGAGCAAAAACAACGCTGGCTCGTGCCCTTGGCGCAAGGCAAGACGCGCTCCTGCTTTTGCATGACAGAACCGTCGCCAGGCGCCGGCTCCGACCCGACATTGCTGATGACTACAGCCATCAACGATGGCGACGACTTCATCATCAATGGCCGTAAATGGTTGATCACCGGTGCAGACGGCGCAGCGTTCACCATCATCATGGCCCGCACGATTGTCGATGACGTGGACGTGGGCGCCACGATGTTTCTGGTTGATCTGCCTAACCCGGGATTTCGCATCGAGCGCGCCCTGGACACCCTTGATTCGTCCTTCACCGGCGGTCATGCCGAAGTCGTGCTGGATAACTTGCGCGTATCCAGAACCGATGTACTTGGGGAAGTCGGCGAAGGTTTTCGCTATGCCCAGGTGCGATTGGTCCCGGCCCGTTTGACCCACTGCATGCGCTGGCTGGGAGCCGCGCAAAGGGCTCATGACATTGCCGTGGTCTACGCACAAAAACGTGAAGCCTTTGGCCTGCCCATCATCGCTCACGAAGGCATCGGCTTCATGCTTGCCGACAACGAAATCGATTTGCACACCACCCGTCTGAGTATCTGGCATACCGCCTGGCTGCTCGACCAGGGTGAGCGCGCAAGCGCCGAAAGCAGCATGGTCAAAGTTCATGCGTCAGAAGCGATCTGGCGAGTCGTCGATCGTTGCGTGCAGGTGCTGGGTGGCATGGGCGTCACAGCCGACACCGAGGTCGAGCGGATTTTCCGTGACGTGCGGGCTTTCCGTATCTACGACGGCCCGTCCGAAGTCCACCGCTGGAGCATCGCCCGTCGCCTGGGGAGGAAGGCCCAATGAACGGTGAAAACTCACCCGCG
This DNA window, taken from Pseudomonas fluorescens NCIMB 11764, encodes the following:
- a CDS encoding acetyl-CoA acetyltransferase codes for the protein MFGNIIGWAHTPFGKLAGESLESLITRVTLDALAHAHLEARDIDEIVIGHFNQGMDPQGSPASLVLQADSGLRFTPSTRVENACATGSAAVRQASSLIASGQAKIVLVVGVEKMTAATEEAVRQALVSASYVAEEGGAQASFVGLFADITQQYFSRYGDQSHALACIAAKNHHNGSINPLAHLRKSLDVSFCGQESASNPYVVKPLRRTDCSLVSDGAAALVLACDDVAMRREQRISIRAQVQVNDYLPISRRDITRFEGASKAWHKALSMASLTLDDLNFVETHDCFTIAELIEYEAMGLTLPGQGAKAILEGLTQPDGRLPVNLSGGLKAKGHPIGATGVSMHVLTAMQLAGESPGLQLTNTPSLGGLFNMGGAAVANYVSILERTR
- a CDS encoding acyl-CoA dehydrogenase family protein — translated: MDFTLPDSLAQLRDKTCTFIQEVVIPYEKDPRRSAHGPSDELRSELITQARDAGLLSPHVDRDLGGLGLSHVGRAVVFEAAGYSMLGPVALNCAAPDEGNMHLMQTVASAEQKQRWLVPLAQGKTRSCFCMTEPSPGAGSDPTLLMTTAINDGDDFIINGRKWLITGADGAAFTIIMARTIVDDVDVGATMFLVDLPNPGFRIERALDTLDSSFTGGHAEVVLDNLRVSRTDVLGEVGEGFRYAQVRLVPARLTHCMRWLGAAQRAHDIAVVYAQKREAFGLPIIAHEGIGFMLADNEIDLHTTRLSIWHTAWLLDQGERASAESSMVKVHASEAIWRVVDRCVQVLGGMGVTADTEVERIFRDVRAFRIYDGPSEVHRWSIARRLGRKAQ
- a CDS encoding enoyl-CoA hydratase-related protein; protein product: MQDEVCLSHLLYVRASRNARVGWITLDRPEALNALNAQMIAEISQALDCFEKDPQIGCVVLTGSAKAFAAGADILETRDQTFPQTSLDNFLGEWDRIARCRKPMIAAVAGYALGGGCEVAMMCDLIIAADNASFALPEISLGLIPGAGGTQRLSRWVGKAKAMDLCLTGRRIGAEEAERIGLVSRVVASGQLLIEVGTIAQNIAARSLPSLLLMKECVNQAYETGLGEGLGYERRAFHSLFATQDQKEGASAFIEKRAPIFQHR
- a CDS encoding phosphotransferase family protein, whose translation is MVEIGFTPAARQRLPEGVALRPKEASHELDWVTIERYLASQNLRMDPGHAPRQLSGGLANLNFLVRINHTWMVLRRPPAGPLPPGANDMQREHRILSRLWRVFALAPRSHHFCADAGVAGAPFLLIDYRAGLSLRGDSVHPLPASETTGHQLSNMLVDTLAQLHTVDLASVGLENLGRPEGFFRRTAQGWIKRAQWVVNGDLSRPAQALAQWLTDIKDPIAGKPVLLHNDFKLDNILIDPQTLQPRAIVDWDMGTQGDGLFDLATLLSYWGEPDDPSCMHRLAQMPTMQPGFSTRQDIATTYSALTGQSLDDLKSYRVLTMFKLAVVFQQLHRRYLVGETSDPRYADFGQLAEELFEFTLDISNNKIF